TTATCTTCCCAGAGCTTTATATCGTCATCATTCATGGCTTCTTTTTCCTCTTTTGTAAGAGGATTGAAGTCTCTATATCTTTTTTCCGATATTTCCTTGTTTAGATTTCCTATTAATTCATTATATTTATCTACAAATCCCTTTATTTTATCATATATACCATCCACATCCGTGTCTATTTTTATTGTTTGATCTGTAGCACTCGTAGAATTTAATGTAATATTAATTCCATTTATAGATATATTGTTAGATTCATATTCAAGACCTATAGCTCCATCAAAGTCTATTTTAGCATTCTGTCCATTTACTGCTACATCCTCAGTAAGTCCCAATTTAAATTTATCAGTACCACCTGTAAATAATTTTCCAGCATCATCTGTTACTTTTATCTGTGCTTTTAGCCCTGTTCCTTTAGTAGATAAAAACAATCTTCCATTAGCATCATCAAAACTAGCTTGAATTCCTAGAGGTACCTTAGGAGTATTAAGATCAGGAACAAGCTCATCACCCATAGCACTATTGATTTTATCAATTAAATCCTTAACAGTATCAGTTGCCTTGTATTGTATGGTAGCAGTATTAGTTCCATCAATATCAAAACTTATACTTCCATCAGCAATACCTAAGTCTGATAACTTAGAGTCATTAGTAGCACTTACCGCGCTTGCACTAGCAACACTAACCCCTTTAGCAATTTGAGTTACCTTCATAGTATGGGTTCCTGTAGGGGCACTTGCAGTTGAACTTGCAGTAAAGATACTTTCATCTGAAGATGTAGCCTTATTTACCCAGGTAAGGGAAGATGGAGATTTACTATAGCTTGAAGTACCAAATAAATCTTTTCTAGTATCTAAAATAAACTGTGAAATAGATTTATTAATATCATTGTACTGTTCTTGTCTCCATAGTGAAAGCTGTTTTTCCTGTTCAATTTTATCTAACCTTACTCTCTCAGCTTTCATTAGATCGTTAACCATAGTCTCCGTATCCATTCCAGAGGCTATCCCAGTTATTCTCATATTACTCATTCACTCCTTACGCTTTAGTATCTAAAAATAGTCCCGTTCTCTCAAGGACAGCAGCCACCATATCTAATACTTTCTCTGATGGTATTTCTCTTATTACTTCGTCAGTATCATCATTTATAACTTTAACCATAACTTCCTTTGTTTTGTCATGGATTGCAAATCTTAAAGAAGTATTTTTAATTGCTATATCCTTATCTGTCTTCTCAATTTCTTTTATTAATTGTTTTTCACCTGAGAATTCATCATTTTTTCTATTATTTTCATTGTCAATCTGAGCCTTTACTTGCTGTGTGCTTTTTATAACCTCAACATTTTCTACCTTTTTATATTCCACACCACTATTGTTAATAGCATCAACTCTCATATACTTCACCTTTATCCTTTCCCATTAAAATTATTGTGAGTATACATTTTGTCCATTCCATAACCATTATATCTATTTACATCATTACTTTCGCACTTACTTAATTGATCCCACGCCTCGTATAATGGGTGTATAATTTTTATACTTTCTTTATATTGGTTCACATCTTTAAGATGATATCCTTTATCTATTAATTTATTTACATATAATAATAGTCCTCTTATATTATTGGAAATTTCATTATTTCCCTTTGTAATCAGAAAAAACTCATTTAATATGTCTTTACATTTTTGTACATGTACATAATCTATTTCTTTATTCTCAATTTTACTTATACAATTTCCCATATGTCTTATTAAAAGCTCGTACATTACAGCTATGAGCCCTGCTTCATTTGATGTACTTATTTTATTAATATAATATTCATTATCTATCAATCTAAATCACCTACTACAATAATTGAAGTACAGCCTGTGGCTTTTGATTTGCTTGTGATAACATGGCCATACCAGATTGTTGTAATATATTTAACCTTGTGAATTCTGACATTTCATAGGCCATATCTGCGTCTTCTATTTTAGATAAAGCAGCAGTTAAATTTAATTCATTATTATCTATGTTACTAATTATTTTTTCAAGTCCATTTTGGTATGCTCCCAATTGGCTTCTTATACTAGATATTTTACTAATGGCATTATCCATTTTTCCTATTACATCTCCAGCATTATTAATATCTAAAGAATCTATTCCCAAAGAATTAGCATCTAAATTTTCCAGATTTAACTCAAATAATTGTCTTTTATTAGCCCCAACTTGTAAATCTAATTTGTTGTCATCTTTATTTAAAAGTTTCTTTTTATTAAAATCTGTAGACTTTGCGACTCTATCCATTTCTTTTACCAATTCATCAATTTCATTTTGTATCGCCCCTTTATCTTCAGAGCTTAAGGTTCCATTAGCACCTTGTACACCTAATTCTCTTATTCTTTGAGACATGCTCTGCATTTCAGTTAGCGCACCCTCTGCCGTTTGAACTAAAGATATGCCATCTAGTGCATTTTGCGATGCCATTCTAAGCCCTCTAATTTGGTCATGCATTTTAGATGCCATTGCCATACCTGATGCATCATCTGATGCTTTATTAATTCTCTTTCCAGAAGATAACCTCTCAAGTACATTACTGTTTTCATCATAGGTTCTACTAAGTAGTCTATGGGCATTCATAGCAGATAAATTAGTTCTTATTCTCATAACGTCCCTCCTGTTCATCTTTTATATCGGAAAAAAAAGACTAAGGCTTTATACCTTTAGTCTTTTTTTCATCTACTTTTTCTACATATTCTAATATTTTAGGCACTAACTTATATATTTTCTCAGGAATTACCATTTCCGAAACCTGTTTTTCCTCATATTCACATATATTATAAGCTTTTTTTATATTCTTTTTCATAATGCCCCCCCTATACAACCATATCTACAAAGGAAGCACTAGAGTGTTCTACATACTCCACGTCCTCATTTACTTCATTTTCTTTGGTTATATTTAAACTATGTAAATTATATCCTACTGATTCTAAGTTTTTCTTTAAGAAATTTTCTAAACCTTGAAATTCATTCACTGAATCTAAAGGTTTTGATATTATATCCATGCTAACATTATTATTCTTTATGTTCACATTTATATTTAATTTTCCTAAACTATTAGTGTCTAAATATAAGGCCATATTTAACCCATCAGACGTTACTTCTTTATTCTTCATGTATATTTGAAGATTTTTCATATTGCCATTTATCTCTATGGGAATATCTATGAATGTATCTTTGTTGTTTAGTTTTTTATACAAACGTATATTGTTTATAGTGCCTTCCATTTCATTTTTATTCTGCTGTGAGAAGTGGCTGTTGTTGTTCATATCTCCTATTAAGTTTAACAATTTTTCATATTCTTTTTCTATATTCTTTCCATCTTTCATATTATCGGAAATGTCTTTTGATAATCTTTTTATTTCTTTTATCTGCTCTTCTATAATAGGAGACGTTTCTAAGGACGTTAATGCCTTTTGGATAGTCTCCATAAAACTTTCTTCTCCTTTTAGTATTTTTTGCACCTTACCTATTTCGTTTAATGTTAAATTAATATTATTTTTTAATATTACTGGTAATATTTTTTTATCATATTTAGATATATTATTAATAATATTCAATTTAGTATCATAAGATTTTTTAATCTTGAATCTATTTATTTCTTCCATAGGCATAGTAAGTACATTATATGACATCTTAGTCATCTCTATTATTTTTTCTGGCGTTAATGTATTTTGCAGTTTATCATATTCCATTTGTATGTTATCAATTTCTTTTAAATCTATTTTTTTATCCATATTAATATAATTCATTTCATCATAAGTCTTTTCTATATTTTTTAATGTAAAAGAAAGTTTTCTTCCTTCATGATATGTAATGTGCTCTGGCTTTAGAGTTTTGATTTTATTTAATATTTTATCAACATCTAATACTCTTTTTAAACCTTTTACTAAAAATGATTTGCCCTTCTCCTTATTTTCAACTGGTCCTATTTCCTCATTAATTTCATCCACTTTTTTCTCTAATATTTCAATATCTTCCTCTTCTATTTCACCGTCTATATCCATAGATAACTTGTTAACTATTTTATAATCTAATTTCTCATTAAGATTGTCTATGATTTTTTTTACTTTTACAGCTTTAACATTTTCTTCCTCATACAAACTAATATTATTATCTTTTATAGTTGTACTTTCGTACATATTTGCCACCATATTAGAGCCACTTATTATACCTATATCTCCAGTGGTAATATTCATTTTATTTCTATACAAGCTTTCTATACTAATGCTTTTTTCTCCTCTATACAGATTGACTATTATTTCATCCCCTATATCTTTTATACTATCTAGTTTATAAAATAACTTATATATCTTTTCTATCTGGTCTTTATTTATATCCATTCCCTCTTTATGAAGTGACTTTATAATATCTATTATATCTTTTCCTGCATCCGCACCGTATATGCTTTTAGCTATTTTTTCAGCTTCTTCTGTGGTTAGCTCTCCTACCTTACTTTCTACTTTTATATCTTCCTTATTAATAGATTCTATTGCCTTTGCTATTTTATATAAGGAGTCCTTTGATATATCTATGTCCTTTTCTTCTAATTTAAGGGCCATATCATAATCTAAGTTTTCCTTTACTATGTCTAAATAATCTTTAGAAGCTACCATGGCTCCCACATTTTCGCTGTTTATCTTCATGCCATTTTCTTCAAGTTCCTTTATTGCTTCTATATTTCTCTCATTAGCTTCAAGGCCCATAGATTCTAATATGGTCTCATATCTTCCTTTAGTTATATTGTCTTCTTTTACTACTTCCATCTTTTCTATTTGGTTTCTCTTTAAATTTACTTTATCCCCCACGCCTATATCCATATCTTCCTTTAGGGTTATATTAAGTTTATTAGTCTTCGTTTGAAGGACTAGTTCCTTATTATCCTTTTCCAATACTATTCCTTCCATATTTAAATTGTTTTTAGGTAAACTATCATATAAATTTATTTTATTTAATATATTATTCTTTATATTTAGCAATTTAATATCCCACCTCATATACTTTCTATAAAATATATCGGCATACTTACATTAAAGTTAAAGTTTTTTTCCTTTATGCCGATATACTTAACAGCATAGTTAACTCTTGTGAGATTTGTAAGGAGTGTTATAGTTGAATAGTATAACTAATATGATAAATAAAATACCTAAATTACAAATGAATAAAATACATAAGACTCCACCCCTTGTGAAGTTAGATTCAGAAAAAACTATTAAATTTAAGGATCAATTTAATAAAATAAAATCTGAAGATGTGAAAGAAAAACTAGAGGACCTTTACTCTAAAATAACGGAAAAGGCTGATAGATTATCTGATAAATTGTACATTCAAGATATGGTTGAATATAAAAAATTAGTAAAAGAATTTATGGACGTGGCAGTTACTAATTCTTATATGTTTGAGAAGGATAATTTTTTAGATAGAAGAGGACGTCATAGGGTCTTTACTAAGGTTAAGAAGGTTGATAAGGCCCTTAGTGAATTGACAAATGAGTTTTTAAGCGGAGAAGTGGATAGGATAAATGTAGTTAAAAGACTAGATGATATAAAGGGCATGCTTATGGACATGTTCATGTAAATAGGGACGATTAATCGTCCCTATTTTTTTATGTTCTTTATTTCTTCTATTGATGATCTTTTTTCAATAATATTCTCTTTTCATACATAACCCCCATTAATTACCCAATACTGATCTAAAATAATTTCTTTAAAAATACATAAAACAATTACAGAACATAAGTTCTTGCAAGGAGATGATTCTTATCAAAAAACTGTATAATTATGGATTCATTGAGTCCCAAAATAAGAAGAATGAAGAACACATTAAAAGTTATAACATATCTTAAATAGAGAGAAATAGCATAATTGGAAGTCTCTTAGGAGATGGAAGCCTTGCCCTTTATGGTAGAAGTAAAAATGCACATTACAGAGATCATGGATGTGATGCACAAATGCCCTATAGAAAATGGAAAGCAAAGATGTTATCTAATCTAGGTTTTAAATTCAATGAAAATTGTAAATATGGGAAATTATCATCTCCAAGTTATCCACTACTTACAGAATTGTATAATATGTTTTATAAAAATAAAGTAAAAATATTAAATTATGAAAATATTAAATTATTAGACCATGCTATTGGATTAGCGTGTTTGTACATGGATGATGGTAGCTTGGTAATAGATTCTTCTCACCGAAAAATAGCATTTTTTTATTCCCACGCATTTCAATATATTCTCTGAATTTTTCAGAACAAGAGAATATATTACTTAAAGATCATATAAAGGAAACTTTTGATATACAATTGAAGCTTAAGAAAAGGCCTGATGGGAAGAAATCCATGTTGGAGTTAAACAAAAGGAATGAGCTGATGAAGTTTATAGATTTAGTAAAACCTTATGTTAATCAAATTCCCTGTATGAAATATAAAGTAGATGTTAAAAACCGTTTAAAATATACCCCAAATAAGCTTAGTTCTACCACTAATAAAAGAATCATCACATGTCCATTAAATATTATAGATAATCACTATTCTAAAGAAGATATAAATACAATAATAAAGATAAAAAATAAGCACATAACAAATAAAAAAATTGCCCATATACTACAAAGACCTTATTGGGGATTAGTTGATAAAGTTAGACGACTTAAAAAGGAAGGAAAATTATAAAAAGAGCCAGAGAAAAAACTCTCTGACCCTGCAATTATTATTACTAGATATTCAATTATCTTAATAATTGAAGTACTCCTTGAGGTTGTTGGTTTGCTTGAGCTAACATTGATTGCGCTGCCTGTGATAAAATATTGTTCTTTTGGAATTTCATCATTTCTTTTGCCATGTCTACGTCTCTGATTCTTGATTCTGCTGCTGTTAAGTTTTCAGATGATGCATCTAAGTTTTTGATTGAATGCTCTAATCTGTTTTGGAAAGCTCCTAATTCACTTCTTTGCTTAGAAACTTTTGTTAATGCAGTATCTAACTTTCCTGTTAGTGCTTTTGCTGTAGTTACATCAGCTACTGCAGTATTAGTTAATGTTCCTAAATCTGTATGAAGAGCAGATGCTCTCATGTCATCAAAACCTATCTGAATAGTTTCATCAGCTGTAGCATTAGAACCTACAACTACATTTGCCGTCGAACTACCAGCTAAAGTTTTTACTGATGTTAGTGCTGATAAAGCAGTTTCAACAGTATTAGCTTCACCACCTGAACCAGCAGTACTAGATGTTAGTGTTATCTTAACTCCTAATTTATCAAAATCTAAAACAGTTTCTTCTCCTAAAGTATCAAACATTGCATCTGTTAATTGTATCTCTTGAGTAGTTCCATTAGCTGATAAAGCAACATAACCTGCTCCAGAAGCACCTTGAGCAATTGCATATGTTGTATTAGCTTCACCACCAGTTACATCTACATCTGAAATAGTTGCCTTAGCTGATACTGCTGTTCCAGCTTTAACATCAGATGTACCATCAAACGTTGTAGCTAATGTACCTTTTAACAATTTTTTACCATTGAACTCTGCCGTTTCACCAATTCTATCTATCTCATCTCTTAAAGCTACAAGTTCTTCACCAATAGCAGTTCTGTCTTCAGTATCTAATGCATCAGTAGAAGCTTGAACTGATAACTCTCTCATTCTTTGTAGAATTGCTTGAGTTTCCTGTAATGCACCTTCAGCAGTTTGTACCATTGAGATACCGTCTTGAGCATTTCTTGAAGCTTGATTTAGACCTCTGATTTGAGATCTCATTTTTTCAGATATTGAAAGACCTGCTGCATCATCACCAGCTCTGTTAATTCTTAACCCTGATGATAATTTTTCGATTGATTTTGCTGAATTTCCTTGGTTTACTCCCATTTGACGATGTGTGTTCATTGCCATTAAGTTATTATTAATTCTCATATGTAATTCCTCCCTGAATTTTTTCTTGTTGACATCCATGTCACAAGACTTATTTTTTATTTAAAATCTTTGTGGGCCCCCAAAGATTTTACTAACAAATTTCCTTACATTATGGTTATCGGTAAATTTTTATATGACTTTAGATATTTTTTCATATTTTTTCACATTTCTTCATATTTTTTTATTTTTTATTAAATTTTTCAAGCTTTGTAAGTCTACGCTTCCGCTGGCTGCTTTTTTATTTTCTTCTTGAATTTCTAAATATACTTCTTTCCTAAGAATAGTTACATCCTTTGGTGCAGATATTCCCACTTTTACTTTTCCTTCTTCTATTCCAACAATTGTAATCTCTATATGATCATCTATAAGGATACTTTGATTTTTCTTTCTTGTAAGAACTAACATACGGCATCACCTGCGTGTAGAGTTTGCTCAAAAATCCTATGCTTCAAGCTATATTTTTCACTATTTACTACCATTTGTTTTGCCCTTTTATTTTTTAAATTCATAATAACAGGACCTTTAAGGTTAATAGTCATATTTTCTACGTTCTCTGGCACTACTGCTATAACCCAAATCATTACATCCTTTATTTCTTTTATTTCTAAATCTTCTACTATTTTTTCTGGAATATCAAATTCATAGTCCTTCACAAATACATATGGATTCGTAACTACAAAGGCAAGTTCTGGCTCTTCAAGAGATTGAAGCCAATTAAATGGATTTTCAGTATCTTCATTTTCTATGTATATATATTTTTTTAGTTCTTCAAAACCTAATAATCCATCTTTAAAACTTATTATATTTTCTTCTATAATTTCTATTTTTCCAAAATGTTTAGTTTCTATAAACATCCTAATACCTCCTGTTGGTTAAGGATTAACTAATTTTATACTTCTTCATTTACATACTCTATATTTATACTATTTTTTTGTCTTAAATAAACATCAACTTTTCCTGGATTATATTTAATATCCACTTTATTTGCTTTCACATCTATGTTAGTTTTTCCACCTTCAAAATCTATGTTAAGAGTAGGTTCTGTGGCTGTTATTTTAGGTCTACTCTTAGGTATAAATGTTACATCATAATTTTTCTCATTAATTGAATTTCTTTTAGCCATATTAGCTATGGCATTCCCACCGTTTTCTATTTTCGTCATCTCATCTCCCTCTGACGAAATTCTACCTATGGCCTCCATACTCTTTTGCTTTCCCATTTGTGCCGAATGTTTTATTAGTTCAAATATGGATTTTAGATTAGCTTCACTAAAACATACGCTCTGGTCTATTTGAACTTTACTATCTTTTTTTTCTATTTTCATTTTCAGTGGTTCTGTTTTCATGGTTACCTCTGCTTTAGGTTGTCTTATTTCTAAGCTGGCATTTTTAGTTTCTATGCCTATTAAGGCAGGGGTAGTATTTATTTTAAAAGGCATTATAAAACCTCCTAATCCCTAACATCTTTCCTTACTTAAGAAAATCTAACAAACTTGGTTGAATTATTCTAGAACCTACAGATAAAGCTGCCTTATATACGCTCTCTTCCATCTTCATCTTCATTATAGTCTCTGCCATATCCACATCTTGAGTTTTAGATAATAGTTTATTAAAATTAAGTATATTATCTTCTATGCGTTTTTGATCTAATTCAAGTCTATTAGTTTTTCCACCAATATCTGATATTATGGATAGTATATTAGTCATATTTTTATCTATATCACCTATTATATCTGTAGTACTTAACTCCTGTTCTTTTATTACACATTCCTCTGCTGTCGTATCAGAATCAATACCTAATAAACTTTGAGCTTTTACTGTAAATACAGTTGAAGAACTTTCATTAACAAACATTAATCTATTATCATCAGTCATTTTTACTTTTATATCAGAACCATTATTTTTAAGTTCATCTTCTATTATGTCTGTTAACTTGTTTCTGCCTGCTAATGTATCCATATTATAACTACCTTCTGGTATAGTTATAGTAACTCCATCTACATCTATGGTCATACCACCTACTGGACTATCTATTGTTCCTTCTAATCGCTCTCCCACTACTATAGGATGTTTAACATATGTAGCATTTGTTGCTGTACCACCATCTGGAGTTACAGAAAATTCCACATCTCCTGAGAAAATCATATCAGTTCCATCAGGTGTAACCTTTATTCCTTTATTTTTAAGAAAGTCATTTTCATTTATTATATCTTGCATATTTTCTCCTGCTGGCACTTCTATTTCCACATTGTCATCTCCAACAGTTATAACTAATTTTCTATCCGCACTATTATCAAGACCACTTATAGGAGTAGTTTTATATTCACTCTCTATAAATCCTTTCTTATAGGAAGCAGAATCTTCATTATCTGGTTTATCTAAAGCCATCTCTAACCTAGTTAAGGTGTCATAGGTGCCTAAAAATCCTATTTGAACCAGTTCATCACCAGTTATGTTCACATCTACATAATTCTTAGTTCCTATTTCAATTAGTTTATCTTGGTCTAACTCTGTAGATGTAAGTTCCTTATTTAATGGATTAATAAGAAAGTTTTTAAACTCAGTATCGTCTATACTTGGGTCTACTGCTCCTCCTGGTGACAAAAACTTGCCGTTATATTTTAATCGTTTTACCGTTTTTCCATCAATGTCAACTTCTACTTCCTC
The Anaeromicrobium sediminis DNA segment above includes these coding regions:
- the fliD gene encoding flagellar filament capping protein FliD gives rise to the protein MRITGIASGMDTETMVNDLMKAERVRLDKIEQEKQLSLWRQEQYNDINKSISQFILDTRKDLFGTSSYSKSPSSLTWVNKATSSDESIFTASSTASAPTGTHTMKVTQIAKGVSVASASAVSATNDSKLSDLGIADGSISFDIDGTNTATIQYKATDTVKDLIDKINSAMGDELVPDLNTPKVPLGIQASFDDANGRLFLSTKGTGLKAQIKVTDDAGKLFTGGTDKFKLGLTEDVAVNGQNAKIDFDGAIGLEYESNNISINGINITLNSTSATDQTIKIDTDVDGIYDKIKGFVDKYNELIGNLNKEISEKRYRDFNPLTKEEKEAMNDDDIKLWEDKAKSGLLRNDQYINKLIQNVRSGLYESVITDDKGTSDTSDDIELSPYSQLFEIGITTGEWKDKGKLVIDETKFKDAIKADASGVMDLLFTPSDEDNSSKSGLVNRMYDHMIDGMKEIINKSGTGDNSELYRSVKSNILIDFVTGGNGRKGAISLIDEEVLAFDTRITREQDRLSSVEARYWSQFSAMEKALSEMQSQSSWLTQQMG
- a CDS encoding flagellar protein FlaG; protein product: MRVDAINNSGVEYKKVENVEVIKSTQQVKAQIDNENNRKNDEFSGEKQLIKEIEKTDKDIAIKNTSLRFAIHDKTKEVMVKVINDDTDEVIREIPSEKVLDMVAAVLERTGLFLDTKA
- a CDS encoding flagellar protein FliS — protein: MIDNEYYINKISTSNEAGLIAVMYELLIRHMGNCISKIENKEIDYVHVQKCKDILNEFFLITKGNNEISNNIRGLLLYVNKLIDKGYHLKDVNQYKESIKIIHPLYEAWDQLSKCESNDVNRYNGYGMDKMYTHNNFNGKG
- a CDS encoding flagellin N-terminal helical domain-containing protein, with the protein product MRIRTNLSAMNAHRLLSRTYDENSNVLERLSSGKRINKASDDASGMAMASKMHDQIRGLRMASQNALDGISLVQTAEGALTEMQSMSQRIRELGVQGANGTLSSEDKGAIQNEIDELVKEMDRVAKSTDFNKKKLLNKDDNKLDLQVGANKRQLFELNLENLDANSLGIDSLDINNAGDVIGKMDNAISKISSIRSQLGAYQNGLEKIISNIDNNELNLTAALSKIEDADMAYEMSEFTRLNILQQSGMAMLSQANQKPQAVLQLL
- a CDS encoding DUF6240 domain-containing protein is translated as MLNIKNNILNKINLYDSLPKNNLNMEGIVLEKDNKELVLQTKTNKLNITLKEDMDIGVGDKVNLKRNQIEKMEVVKEDNITKGRYETILESMGLEANERNIEAIKELEENGMKINSENVGAMVASKDYLDIVKENLDYDMALKLEEKDIDISKDSLYKIAKAIESINKEDIKVESKVGELTTEEAEKIAKSIYGADAGKDIIDIIKSLHKEGMDINKDQIEKIYKLFYKLDSIKDIGDEIIVNLYRGEKSISIESLYRNKMNITTGDIGIISGSNMVANMYESTTIKDNNISLYEEENVKAVKVKKIIDNLNEKLDYKIVNKLSMDIDGEIEEEDIEILEKKVDEINEEIGPVENKEKGKSFLVKGLKRVLDVDKILNKIKTLKPEHITYHEGRKLSFTLKNIEKTYDEMNYINMDKKIDLKEIDNIQMEYDKLQNTLTPEKIIEMTKMSYNVLTMPMEEINRFKIKKSYDTKLNIINNISKYDKKILPVILKNNINLTLNEIGKVQKILKGEESFMETIQKALTSLETSPIIEEQIKEIKRLSKDISDNMKDGKNIEKEYEKLLNLIGDMNNNSHFSQQNKNEMEGTINNIRLYKKLNNKDTFIDIPIEINGNMKNLQIYMKNKEVTSDGLNMALYLDTNSLGKLNINVNIKNNNVSMDIISKPLDSVNEFQGLENFLKKNLESVGYNLHSLNITKENEVNEDVEYVEHSSASFVDMVV
- a CDS encoding YaaR family protein, which encodes MNSITNMINKIPKLQMNKIHKTPPLVKLDSEKTIKFKDQFNKIKSEDVKEKLEDLYSKITEKADRLSDKLYIQDMVEYKKLVKEFMDVAVTNSYMFEKDNFLDRRGRHRVFTKVKKVDKALSELTNEFLSGEVDRINVVKRLDDIKGMLMDMFM
- a CDS encoding flagellin N-terminal helical domain-containing protein, with the translated sequence MRINNNLMAMNTHRQMGVNQGNSAKSIEKLSSGLRINRAGDDAAGLSISEKMRSQIRGLNQASRNAQDGISMVQTAEGALQETQAILQRMRELSVQASTDALDTEDRTAIGEELVALRDEIDRIGETAEFNGKKLLKGTLATTFDGTSDVKAGTAVSAKATISDVDVTGGEANTTYAIAQGASGAGYVALSANGTTQEIQLTDAMFDTLGEETVLDFDKLGVKITLTSSTAGSGGEANTVETALSALTSVKTLAGSSTANVVVGSNATADETIQIGFDDMRASALHTDLGTLTNTAVADVTTAKALTGKLDTALTKVSKQRSELGAFQNRLEHSIKNLDASSENLTAAESRIRDVDMAKEMMKFQKNNILSQAAQSMLAQANQQPQGVLQLLR
- the csrA gene encoding carbon storage regulator CsrA, coding for MLVLTRKKNQSILIDDHIEITIVGIEEGKVKVGISAPKDVTILRKEVYLEIQEENKKAASGSVDLQSLKNLIKNKKI
- the fliW gene encoding flagellar assembly protein FliW, whose translation is MFIETKHFGKIEIIEENIISFKDGLLGFEELKKYIYIENEDTENPFNWLQSLEEPELAFVVTNPYVFVKDYEFDIPEKIVEDLEIKEIKDVMIWVIAVVPENVENMTINLKGPVIMNLKNKRAKQMVVNSEKYSLKHRIFEQTLHAGDAVC
- a CDS encoding DUF6470 family protein yields the protein MPFKINTTPALIGIETKNASLEIRQPKAEVTMKTEPLKMKIEKKDSKVQIDQSVCFSEANLKSIFELIKHSAQMGKQKSMEAIGRISSEGDEMTKIENGGNAIANMAKRNSINEKNYDVTFIPKSRPKITATEPTLNIDFEGGKTNIDVKANKVDIKYNPGKVDVYLRQKNSINIEYVNEEV
- the flgL gene encoding flagellar hook-associated protein FlgL, which translates into the protein MRITNNMMISNMMRNLNNHMINLDKLDNQASTGKRISKPSDDPVGMSTILRLSSDISSHEQYKKNIDESLSWLDASETAITQLKDALQRVRELTVRASNDTLTDEDRAATKKEISQLKDQIVSIGNTNFAGKFLFAGYNTLDEPFEEVEVDIDGKTVKRLKYNGKFLSPGGAVDPSIDDTEFKNFLINPLNKELTSTELDQDKLIEIGTKNYVDVNITGDELVQIGFLGTYDTLTRLEMALDKPDNEDSASYKKGFIESEYKTTPISGLDNSADRKLVITVGDDNVEIEVPAGENMQDIINENDFLKNKGIKVTPDGTDMIFSGDVEFSVTPDGGTATNATYVKHPIVVGERLEGTIDSPVGGMTIDVDGVTITIPEGSYNMDTLAGRNKLTDIIEDELKNNGSDIKVKMTDDNRLMFVNESSSTVFTVKAQSLLGIDSDTTAEECVIKEQELSTTDIIGDIDKNMTNILSIISDIGGKTNRLELDQKRIEDNILNFNKLLSKTQDVDMAETIMKMKMEESVYKAALSVGSRIIQPSLLDFLK